From one Streptomyces sp. R41 genomic stretch:
- a CDS encoding GMC family oxidoreductase, which produces MSQHENTYDYVVIGGGTAGSVIASRLTENPDVTVAVIEGGPSDVDREDVLTLRRWMGLLGGELDYDYPTTEQPRGNSHIRHSRARVLGGCSSHNTLIAFKPLPSDWDEWEEAGAKGWGAVPMEAYYARLLNNIVPVDEKDRNAIARDFVDAAQQALGVPRVEGFNKKPFTEGAGFFDLAYHPENNKRSSASVAYLHPVMDQRANLTLLLETWAYKLELDGTRATGVHVRTKDGEEILVRARTEVLLCAGAVDSPRLLLHSGIGPRAELEALGIPVALDLPGVGENLLDHPESVIVWETNGPIPENSAMHSDAGLFVRRDPEHQGPDLMFHFYQIPFTDNPERLGYERPAHGVSMTPNIPKPHSRGRLYLTSADPAEKPALDFRYFTDEDDYDGRTLVDGIKIAREIAKAEPLAGWLKREVCPGPAVTDDEELSAYARQVAHTVYHPAGTCRMGAPSDELAVVDPELRIRGLDGIRIADASVFPTMPAVNPMIGVLMVGEKCADLLGGGA; this is translated from the coding sequence ATGTCCCAGCACGAGAACACGTACGACTACGTCGTCATCGGCGGCGGCACGGCGGGCTCCGTCATCGCATCCCGCCTCACCGAGAACCCGGACGTCACCGTCGCCGTCATCGAGGGCGGCCCGAGTGACGTCGACCGCGAGGACGTCCTCACCCTGCGCCGCTGGATGGGCCTGCTCGGCGGGGAGTTGGACTACGACTACCCGACGACCGAGCAGCCGCGCGGCAATTCGCACATCCGGCACAGCCGCGCCCGGGTGCTCGGCGGCTGCTCGTCCCACAACACGCTGATCGCGTTCAAGCCGCTGCCGTCCGACTGGGACGAGTGGGAGGAGGCGGGTGCCAAGGGCTGGGGCGCGGTGCCGATGGAGGCGTACTACGCGAGGCTCCTCAACAACATCGTCCCGGTCGACGAGAAGGACCGGAACGCCATCGCCCGCGACTTCGTCGACGCGGCGCAGCAGGCGCTCGGCGTACCGCGCGTCGAGGGCTTCAACAAGAAGCCGTTCACCGAGGGCGCCGGCTTCTTCGACCTGGCGTACCACCCGGAGAACAACAAGCGGTCGAGCGCGTCGGTGGCGTATCTGCATCCGGTGATGGACCAGCGCGCCAACCTGACGCTGCTGCTGGAGACCTGGGCGTACAAGCTGGAGCTGGACGGGACGCGGGCGACGGGCGTGCACGTCCGCACCAAGGACGGCGAGGAGATCCTCGTACGGGCTCGGACCGAGGTCCTGCTGTGCGCGGGCGCCGTGGACTCGCCGCGGCTGCTGCTGCACTCCGGCATCGGGCCACGCGCCGAACTGGAGGCGCTCGGCATCCCGGTCGCGCTCGACCTCCCCGGTGTCGGCGAGAACCTGCTCGACCACCCCGAGTCCGTCATCGTCTGGGAGACCAACGGTCCCATCCCCGAGAACTCCGCGATGCACTCCGACGCGGGCCTGTTCGTGCGCCGGGACCCGGAGCACCAGGGGCCGGACCTGATGTTCCACTTCTACCAAATCCCCTTCACGGACAACCCGGAGCGGCTGGGCTACGAGCGCCCGGCGCACGGCGTCTCGATGACACCCAACATCCCCAAGCCGCACAGCCGCGGCCGCCTGTACCTGACCAGCGCCGACCCGGCCGAGAAGCCTGCCCTCGACTTCCGGTACTTCACGGACGAGGACGACTACGACGGACGTACCCTCGTCGACGGCATCAAGATCGCCCGCGAGATAGCGAAGGCCGAGCCGCTCGCCGGCTGGCTCAAGCGCGAGGTGTGCCCCGGCCCCGCCGTCACGGACGACGAGGAGCTCAGCGCGTACGCGCGACAGGTGGCGCACACCGTGTACCACCCGGCCGGCACCTGCCGTATGGGTGCGCCATCGGACGAACTCGCGGTCGTCGACCCAGAGTTGCGCATCCGCGGCCTCGACGGCATCCGGATCGCCGACGCGTCCGTCTTCCCGACGATGCCCGCCGTGAACCCGATGATCGGGGTGCTCATGGTCGGGGAGAAGTGCGCCGACCTGCTTGGAGGTGGTGCGTGA
- a CDS encoding glycine betaine/L-proline ABC transporter ATP-binding protein, with protein MSTATLRQDKGTEPVFSVHNLWKVFGPKAERVPADPELAALTPAELRSRTGCTAAVHDVSFDVRKGEVFVVMGLSGSGKSTLVRCLTRLIEPTSGGLAIDGEDVLAMDKARLRELRRHRAAMVFQHFGLLPHRSVLDNVAYGLEIQGVSRTERRAKAAEVVAKVGLEGMEQRRPGQLSGGQQQRVGLARALAVDPEVLLFDEPFSALDPMIRRDMQEEVIRLHREEGRTMVFITHDLNEALRLGDRIALMRDGRIVQLGTPEEIVGSPADDYVREFVRDVPREQVMTVRTAMRAASAEEAGSGPAVAPDATVSQAIEAVARTGSPARVMDEGRCVGVVDHERLLGVVAGTATAADAADAPAVPAPPAGNRAAGAAPVPETGGTGKAPSRDTQAPAGPDAGSPVAPGEEVA; from the coding sequence ATGAGTACCGCGACCCTGCGTCAGGACAAGGGCACCGAGCCCGTCTTCTCCGTACACAACCTGTGGAAGGTCTTCGGCCCCAAGGCCGAGCGCGTCCCCGCCGACCCCGAGCTCGCCGCGCTCACCCCCGCCGAGCTGCGCTCCCGCACCGGCTGCACGGCCGCCGTCCACGACGTCAGCTTCGACGTGCGCAAGGGGGAGGTGTTCGTGGTGATGGGCCTGTCCGGCTCGGGCAAGTCCACGCTCGTGCGCTGCCTCACCCGGCTGATCGAGCCCACCTCCGGCGGCCTCGCGATCGACGGCGAGGACGTCCTCGCCATGGACAAGGCCCGGCTGCGCGAACTGCGCCGCCACCGCGCCGCGATGGTCTTCCAGCACTTCGGCCTGCTGCCGCACCGCTCGGTCCTCGACAACGTCGCGTACGGCCTGGAGATCCAGGGCGTCTCGCGTACGGAACGCCGCGCGAAGGCGGCCGAAGTCGTCGCAAAGGTCGGCCTCGAGGGCATGGAGCAGCGCAGGCCGGGTCAGCTGTCCGGCGGCCAGCAGCAGCGCGTGGGCCTGGCGCGGGCGCTCGCCGTCGACCCCGAGGTCCTCCTCTTCGACGAACCGTTCAGCGCGCTCGACCCGATGATCCGGCGCGACATGCAGGAGGAGGTCATCCGGCTCCACCGCGAGGAGGGCCGCACGATGGTCTTCATCACCCACGACCTGAACGAGGCCCTGCGCCTGGGTGACCGCATCGCCCTCATGCGCGACGGCCGCATCGTCCAGCTCGGCACCCCCGAGGAGATCGTCGGCTCACCCGCCGACGACTACGTCCGCGAGTTCGTACGGGACGTTCCGCGCGAGCAGGTGATGACGGTGCGTACGGCTATGCGGGCCGCGTCCGCGGAGGAGGCGGGGAGTGGCCCCGCGGTAGCGCCGGACGCGACCGTGTCGCAGGCCATCGAGGCCGTCGCCCGCACCGGCTCCCCGGCCCGCGTCATGGACGAGGGCCGCTGCGTCGGGGTGGTCGACCACGAGCGCCTGCTGGGCGTGGTCGCGGGGACGGCCACTGCGGCCGACGCGGCCGATGCACCTGCCGTGCCTGCTCCACCCGCGGGCAATCGTGCCGCTGGGGCGGCACCCGTCCCAGAGACAGGTGGCACCGGCAAAGCGCCGTCCCGCGACACCCAAGCCCCGGCCGGCCCTGACGCAGGTTCCCCTGTCGCCCCCGGCGAGGAGGTGGCTTGA
- a CDS encoding ABC transporter permease, protein MATATAPLGHTGLAERARTVVRHRAAGKLALLALAAAVIVPILNARWASGTWPHALTVDLTDPLGKVSTWIIDNRDSHPLFLYFFGYISNAVVLSVRAVYLVLLAAGWAGVTAVAALVAWRTAGVRLALGTAAAFLTCGLLGMWVPTMQTLALMVVAVLASVALGALLGLAAGLSDRTYRALRPVLDTMQVLPAFAYLLPVVLVFGIGVPAAVLATVVYAAPPMARLTALGLRGADTGVMEAVASLGATARQLLLTARLPLARKELLLGLNQTIMMALSMAVIASVIGAGGLGDRVYQALASVDVGAALAAGVPIVLLAVVLDRVTGAAGERLGGDSRGNPMAWAYALGAAVVVAVAGRLAGRLDWPDPWIVHIAEPVNRAVDWMTDHLYSGVPYIGGTADWAGHFTTWILDPLRDGLQWLPWWSVLLIVAALAWLIGTWRTALTAVLAMAAIGVLGVWKPSLDTLSQVLAAVAVTLVLGFAIGIAAARSERVERLLRPVLDVFQTMPQFVYLIPVVALFGVGRAPAVAAAVVYALPAVVRITTQGLRAVDPAALESARSLGATSGQQLRQVQLPLARPALLLAVNQGVVLVLAVVIIGGLVGGGALGYDVVFGLAQGDLATGLVGGAAIVCLGLMLDRVTQPTERRAKKGA, encoded by the coding sequence ATGGCTACCGCAACAGCGCCGCTGGGCCATACCGGGCTGGCCGAGCGAGCCAGAACAGTCGTCCGCCACCGCGCCGCAGGCAAGCTGGCCCTGCTCGCCCTGGCGGCAGCCGTGATCGTGCCGATCCTCAACGCCCGCTGGGCGAGCGGAACCTGGCCCCACGCCCTCACGGTCGACCTCACCGACCCCCTCGGCAAGGTCAGCACCTGGATCATCGACAACAGGGACAGCCACCCCCTGTTCCTCTACTTCTTCGGCTACATCAGCAACGCCGTGGTCCTCTCCGTCCGCGCCGTCTACCTCGTCCTGCTCGCCGCGGGCTGGGCCGGCGTCACGGCAGTGGCGGCCCTTGTCGCCTGGCGAACGGCGGGCGTACGCCTGGCCCTCGGCACCGCCGCCGCGTTCCTCACCTGCGGCCTGCTCGGCATGTGGGTGCCCACCATGCAGACACTCGCGCTCATGGTGGTCGCCGTACTGGCGTCCGTCGCACTGGGCGCACTGCTCGGCCTCGCCGCGGGCCTCTCCGACCGCACGTACCGCGCGCTGCGGCCCGTGCTGGACACCATGCAGGTGCTCCCGGCGTTCGCGTACCTCCTCCCCGTAGTCCTGGTCTTCGGCATCGGCGTCCCCGCGGCCGTACTCGCGACCGTCGTGTACGCCGCACCGCCCATGGCCCGCCTCACCGCGCTCGGCCTGCGCGGCGCGGACACCGGTGTGATGGAGGCTGTCGCCTCGCTCGGCGCCACGGCCCGCCAGCTGCTGCTCACCGCCCGCCTCCCGCTGGCCCGCAAGGAACTCCTCCTCGGCCTCAACCAGACGATCATGATGGCGCTGTCCATGGCCGTCATCGCCTCCGTGATCGGCGCGGGCGGCCTCGGCGACCGCGTCTACCAGGCGCTGGCCTCCGTCGACGTGGGCGCCGCGTTGGCGGCCGGAGTCCCGATCGTGCTGCTCGCGGTCGTCCTGGACCGGGTGACGGGAGCGGCGGGGGAGCGGCTCGGGGGCGACTCCCGGGGGAACCCGATGGCATGGGCGTACGCCCTCGGCGCGGCCGTCGTCGTCGCGGTCGCCGGACGCCTCGCGGGCCGCCTCGACTGGCCCGACCCCTGGATCGTGCACATCGCCGAGCCGGTGAACCGCGCCGTCGACTGGATGACCGACCACCTCTACTCCGGCGTTCCCTACATCGGCGGCACCGCCGACTGGGCGGGCCACTTCACGACCTGGATCCTCGACCCGCTCCGGGACGGCCTCCAGTGGCTGCCCTGGTGGTCGGTCCTCCTGATCGTCGCCGCCCTCGCCTGGCTGATCGGCACCTGGCGCACCGCGCTCACCGCCGTCCTCGCGATGGCCGCGATCGGTGTGCTGGGCGTGTGGAAGCCGTCGCTGGACACGCTCTCGCAGGTGCTCGCGGCGGTCGCCGTGACCCTCGTGCTGGGCTTCGCGATCGGCATCGCTGCCGCGCGCAGTGAGCGTGTCGAGCGCCTGCTGCGCCCGGTCCTCGACGTCTTCCAGACCATGCCGCAGTTCGTGTATCTGATCCCGGTGGTGGCGCTGTTCGGCGTCGGCCGCGCGCCCGCCGTGGCCGCGGCGGTCGTCTACGCCCTGCCCGCCGTCGTCCGTATCACCACCCAGGGCCTGCGCGCCGTCGACCCGGCCGCACTCGAATCGGCCCGCTCGCTCGGCGCGACCAGCGGGCAGCAACTGCGCCAGGTCCAGCTCCCGCTGGCCCGCCCCGCACTGCTCCTCGCCGTCAACCAGGGCGTCGTACTCGTCCTCGCCGTCGTCATCATCGGCGGTCTCGTCGGCGGCGGCGCGCTCGGCTACGACGTCGTCTTCGGCCTCGCCCAGGGCGACCTGGCGACCGGCCTGGTCGGCGGCGCCGCGATCGTCTGCCTCGGCCTGATGCTCGACCGGGTGACCCAGCCCACCGAACGCCGCGCGAAGAAGGGAGCGTGA
- a CDS encoding ABC transporter substrate-binding protein translates to MRLRTTYVVAGASALLLLTGCGAADMTKQASPFANAQGAKTVTLSVQSWVGAQSNEAVAQYLLEHELGYRVDTVQVDEVPAWDALSQGRVDAILEDWGHPDQEKRYVEDKKTIARGGDLGVTGHIGWYVPTYFAQQHPDVTDWKNLNKYADQLRTAESGGKGQLLDGSPSYVTNDKALVNNLKLNYQVVFAGSEAAQITQIKQFAKEKKPFLTYWYSPQWLFKKVPMTEVKLPAYKEGCDTDPKKVACAYPHTPLQKYLNADFAKSGGKAAQFLKNFKWTTEDQNEVSLMIANEKLSPQEAAKKWVESHESTWKTWIPS, encoded by the coding sequence ATGCGACTGCGTACGACTTATGTGGTGGCCGGTGCCTCGGCCCTGTTGCTGCTGACCGGCTGCGGCGCCGCCGACATGACCAAGCAGGCCTCGCCCTTCGCGAACGCCCAGGGCGCCAAGACCGTGACCCTGTCCGTTCAGTCGTGGGTCGGCGCCCAGTCCAACGAGGCCGTGGCCCAGTACCTCCTGGAACACGAGCTCGGCTACCGCGTCGACACCGTCCAGGTCGACGAGGTCCCCGCCTGGGACGCCCTCAGCCAGGGCCGCGTCGACGCGATCCTGGAGGACTGGGGCCATCCCGACCAGGAGAAGCGCTACGTCGAGGACAAGAAGACGATCGCGCGCGGCGGCGACCTGGGCGTCACCGGTCACATCGGCTGGTACGTCCCCACGTACTTCGCCCAGCAGCACCCCGACGTGACCGACTGGAAGAACCTCAACAAGTACGCCGACCAGCTCCGCACGGCCGAGAGCGGCGGCAAGGGCCAGCTCCTGGACGGCTCCCCGTCCTACGTCACCAACGACAAGGCCCTGGTCAACAACCTGAAGCTGAACTACCAGGTGGTGTTCGCCGGTTCGGAGGCCGCGCAGATCACCCAGATCAAGCAGTTCGCCAAGGAGAAGAAGCCCTTCCTCACCTACTGGTACTCCCCGCAGTGGCTCTTCAAGAAGGTCCCCATGACCGAGGTGAAGCTCCCCGCCTACAAGGAAGGCTGTGACACCGACCCCAAGAAGGTCGCCTGCGCGTACCCCCACACCCCGCTCCAGAAGTACCTCAACGCGGACTTCGCCAAATCCGGCGGCAAGGCGGCCCAGTTCCTGAAGAACTTCAAGTGGACGACCGAGGACCAGAACGAGGTCTCCCTGATGATCGCCAACGAGAAGCTGTCGCCTCAGGAGGCGGCGAAGAAGTGGGTCGAGTCCCACGAGTCGACATGGAAGACATGGATTCCCTCGTAG
- a CDS encoding isocitrate lyase/phosphoenolpyruvate mutase family protein — protein MVSEVVSKVETFRALHQSRLPGEPLVLPGPWDAASARVFADAGFPALATPSAGVAASLGYEDGATPADEMFAAVARIVRSVDVPVSADVEGGYGLAPKELVERLLEAGAVGCNLEDSAGGVLKDAARHADWLAEVRGAAGAELFVNARVDVFVHGDSDPERAIERAALYVAAGADCVYPIGAPLDALPLVRAGIQGPVNVFARLDGPSVSELGELGATRVTFGPGLQRRAAEALRGIVAGLRQGLPGASS, from the coding sequence ATGGTGAGCGAGGTCGTGAGCAAGGTCGAGACGTTCCGCGCGCTGCACCAGAGCCGTCTCCCGGGTGAGCCGCTCGTCCTGCCCGGACCCTGGGACGCCGCGAGCGCGCGGGTGTTCGCGGATGCCGGGTTCCCGGCGCTCGCCACGCCCAGCGCGGGGGTCGCCGCGTCGCTCGGGTACGAGGACGGGGCCACGCCCGCCGACGAGATGTTCGCGGCGGTCGCGCGGATCGTACGGTCCGTCGACGTGCCCGTGTCCGCGGATGTCGAGGGCGGGTACGGGCTCGCGCCCAAGGAGTTGGTGGAGCGGCTGCTGGAAGCGGGTGCGGTCGGCTGCAATCTTGAGGACTCCGCCGGGGGTGTTCTCAAGGACGCGGCGCGGCATGCCGACTGGCTCGCCGAGGTGCGGGGGGCTGCGGGTGCAGAGCTCTTCGTCAACGCTCGCGTGGATGTCTTCGTGCACGGGGACTCGGATCCGGAGCGGGCGATCGAGCGGGCCGCGTTGTACGTGGCTGCCGGGGCCGACTGCGTGTATCCGATCGGGGCGCCGCTCGACGCGCTTCCGCTGGTGCGGGCGGGGATTCAGGGGCCGGTGAACGTGTTCGCCCGGCTTGATGGGCCCTCGGTGTCCGAGCTGGGGGAGCTCGGGGCCACCCGCGTGACCTTTGGGCCGGGGTTGCAGCGGCGGGCGGCAGAAGCGTTGCGGGGCATCGTGGCCGGCCTGCGACAAGGCCTGCCGGGCGCCTCTTCTTGA
- a CDS encoding carboxymuconolactone decarboxylase family protein, translating to MTTHTDEITKSTKPETIEKTDATVRYAPEHSPRLRWAELAPDVYKAMIRLDAAARRGVDPVLLELVKIRTSQLNHCAFCLDMHTKDALAAGESVERIVQLGAWEESKHFYTEKELAAIELTEAVTVLTDGFVPDEVYEHAAAHFEEAELAQLIAAITVINAWNRFGVTCRLVPGHYQAGQYK from the coding sequence ATGACGACCCACACGGACGAGATCACGAAGAGCACGAAGCCCGAGACGATCGAGAAGACCGACGCGACCGTGCGGTACGCCCCCGAGCACAGCCCCCGTCTGCGCTGGGCCGAGCTCGCCCCCGACGTCTACAAGGCCATGATCAGGCTCGACGCGGCGGCCCGGCGGGGTGTGGACCCCGTGCTCCTGGAACTGGTGAAGATCCGCACCTCACAGCTCAACCACTGCGCGTTCTGCCTGGACATGCACACCAAGGACGCGCTCGCGGCGGGCGAGAGCGTCGAGCGGATCGTGCAGCTGGGCGCGTGGGAGGAGTCGAAGCACTTCTACACGGAGAAGGAGCTCGCGGCGATCGAACTGACCGAGGCGGTCACGGTCCTGACGGACGGCTTCGTGCCGGACGAGGTGTACGAACACGCCGCCGCGCACTTCGAGGAGGCCGAGCTGGCCCAGCTGATCGCCGCGATCACGGTGATCAACGCGTGGAACCGGTTCGGCGTGACCTGCCGTCTCGTTCCCGGGCACTATCAGGCGGGGCAGTACAAGTGA
- a CDS encoding PLP-dependent aminotransferase family protein, whose translation MVKTWATLGVDGVDGVEGVDLHVELPGSGVRKGLTDALREAVRSGRLAPGTRLPSSRSLAADLGIARNTVADAYADLVAEGWLTARQGSGTRVAERTVVRPAPESAPPRREQGRPTYDLVPGSPDLASFPRTAWLKAARRALTAAPHDALGYGDPRGRPELRTALAGYLSRARGVRADPERIVICSGFSDGVTLLGAVLRQRGLRSLAVESYGLDVHWNLLRRSGLRTTPLPFDELGTRTGDLSGVRTVLLTPAHQFPMGVPLHPDRRAAVVDWARRTGGLILEDDYDGEFRYDRQPVGALQGLDPDRVVYLGTASKSLAPALRLGWLVLPPSLADEVISLKGGGGWSTGALDQLTLAEFITSGAYDRHVRAARLRYRRRRDALVAALATRAPAVHATGIAAGLHAVLQLPPGTEQSVVQAAAWQGLAVHGLSRYRHPDAAPDPLDALVVGYGTPPDHAWSGALDALCRALP comes from the coding sequence ATGGTGAAAACATGGGCCACTTTGGGGGTCGACGGGGTCGACGGGGTCGAAGGGGTGGATCTCCATGTCGAGCTGCCCGGATCCGGTGTCCGCAAAGGCCTGACGGACGCGCTCCGCGAGGCGGTCCGCAGTGGCCGTCTGGCTCCCGGAACCCGCCTCCCGTCCTCCCGCTCGCTGGCCGCCGATCTCGGCATCGCGCGCAACACGGTCGCCGACGCGTACGCCGATCTCGTCGCGGAGGGCTGGCTCACCGCACGCCAGGGCTCGGGCACGAGGGTGGCCGAGCGGACGGTCGTGCGGCCGGCGCCGGAGTCGGCGCCGCCCAGACGAGAGCAGGGGCGCCCCACCTACGACCTGGTCCCCGGCAGCCCCGACCTCGCCTCCTTCCCGCGCACCGCATGGCTCAAGGCGGCCCGCCGCGCGCTGACCGCCGCGCCGCACGACGCTCTCGGCTACGGCGATCCGCGCGGCCGCCCCGAACTGCGCACCGCCCTCGCGGGTTACCTCTCCCGTGCCCGGGGCGTACGGGCCGACCCGGAGCGCATCGTGATCTGTTCCGGTTTCTCGGACGGCGTGACGCTGCTCGGCGCGGTGCTGCGGCAGCGGGGCCTGCGCTCCCTCGCCGTGGAGTCGTACGGCCTGGACGTCCACTGGAACCTGCTGCGCCGCTCGGGCCTGCGCACGACGCCGCTCCCCTTCGACGAACTGGGCACGCGGACAGGGGACTTGTCGGGCGTGCGGACCGTCCTCCTCACCCCCGCCCATCAGTTCCCCATGGGCGTGCCGCTCCATCCGGACCGCCGGGCCGCGGTGGTGGACTGGGCCCGTCGCACCGGTGGGCTGATCCTGGAGGACGACTACGACGGCGAGTTCCGCTACGACCGCCAGCCGGTCGGCGCGCTGCAGGGCCTCGACCCCGACCGCGTGGTCTACCTGGGCACCGCCAGCAAGTCGCTGGCCCCCGCGCTGCGTCTGGGCTGGCTCGTGCTGCCCCCGTCACTCGCGGACGAGGTCATCTCGCTGAAGGGCGGCGGAGGCTGGTCCACCGGCGCCCTGGACCAGCTGACCCTCGCCGAATTCATCACCTCCGGCGCGTACGACCGGCATGTCCGCGCCGCCCGGCTCCGCTACCGGCGCCGCCGGGACGCCCTTGTCGCCGCCCTCGCGACCCGGGCCCCCGCCGTCCACGCCACCGGCATCGCCGCCGGCCTCCACGCCGTGCTCCAACTCCCCCCGGGCACCGAGCAGTCGGTGGTCCAAGCCGCCGCCTGGCAGGGCCTCGCCGTCCACGGCCTCTCGCGCTACCGCCATCCCGACGCGGCCCCCGACCCCCTCGACGCACTGGTCGTGGGTTACGGCACACCACCGGACCACGCGTGGTCGGGCGCGCTGGACGCGCTGTGCCGGGCGCTGCCCTGA
- the rocD gene encoding ornithine--oxo-acid transaminase — protein sequence MTATETTEAFIASADAHSAHNYHPLPVVVATADGAWMTDVEGRRFLDLLAGYSALNFGHGNRRLLDAAKAQLERVTLTSRAFHHDRFADFCRELAALCGMEMVLPMNTGAEAVETAVKTARKWGYRVKGVPDGRARIVVASDNFHGRTTTIISFSTDAEARADFGPFTPGFDIVPYGDLAALREAVGEETVAVLLEPIQGEAGVLVPPPGYLQGAREVTRERNVLFIADEIQSGLGRTGRTFACEHEGVVPDMYVLGKALGGGVVPVSAVVSSSEVLGVFRPGEHGSTFGGNPLACAVALEVIAMLRSGEFQRRAAELGEHLHHELGLLTDTGHVTQVRGRGLWAGIDIAPEYGTGREISEKLMDRGVLVKDTHGVTIRIAPPLVISKEDLDWGLAQLRGVLGA from the coding sequence GTGACCGCTACGGAGACGACGGAGGCGTTCATCGCCTCGGCCGACGCGCACAGCGCGCACAACTACCACCCGCTGCCGGTCGTCGTGGCGACGGCGGACGGGGCCTGGATGACGGATGTCGAGGGGCGCCGCTTCCTCGACCTGCTGGCCGGATACTCGGCGCTGAATTTCGGACATGGCAACCGGCGGCTGCTCGACGCGGCGAAGGCGCAGCTGGAGCGGGTGACGCTGACGTCGCGGGCGTTCCATCACGACCGGTTCGCGGATTTCTGCCGGGAGCTGGCGGCGCTGTGCGGCATGGAGATGGTGCTGCCGATGAATACGGGCGCGGAGGCGGTGGAGACCGCGGTGAAGACCGCCCGGAAGTGGGGGTACCGCGTCAAGGGCGTCCCGGACGGCAGGGCGAGGATCGTCGTGGCGAGCGACAACTTCCACGGCCGTACGACGACGATCATCAGCTTCTCGACGGACGCGGAGGCGCGGGCGGACTTCGGCCCGTTCACGCCGGGCTTCGACATCGTGCCGTACGGGGATCTGGCGGCGCTGCGGGAGGCGGTCGGCGAGGAGACGGTCGCCGTGCTGTTGGAGCCGATCCAGGGCGAGGCGGGGGTGCTGGTGCCGCCGCCCGGTTATCTCCAGGGGGCGCGGGAGGTGACGCGGGAGCGGAATGTCCTGTTCATCGCGGACGAGATCCAGTCGGGCCTGGGCAGGACCGGGCGCACCTTCGCCTGCGAGCACGAGGGCGTAGTGCCCGACATGTATGTGCTCGGCAAGGCGCTCGGCGGTGGGGTCGTACCCGTCTCTGCCGTGGTGTCGTCCAGTGAGGTGCTCGGGGTGTTCCGGCCCGGGGAGCACGGGTCGACGTTCGGGGGGAATCCGCTGGCCTGTGCGGTGGCGCTGGAGGTGATCGCGATGCTGCGGTCGGGCGAGTTCCAGCGGCGGGCCGCCGAGCTTGGCGAGCATCTGCACCACGAGCTGGGCCTGCTGACGGACACCGGCCATGTCACACAGGTGCGCGGGCGCGGGCTGTGGGCGGGCATCGACATCGCTCCGGAGTACGGCACGGGGCGGGAGATCTCCGAGAAGCTGATGGACCGGGGCGTCCTCGTCAAGGACACGCACGGCGTCACGATCCGGATCGCCCCGCCCCTGGTCATCAGCAAGGAGGATCTGGACTGGGGGCTCGCCCAACTCCGGGGCGTACTGGGGGCGTAG